From the Mycobacterium sp. DL592 genome, the window GAACTTCAGACGATCGCTCGGGAAATCCTGGAGGTCCTCCGTAACGCGGGCCCTGACGTCCTCGACATCACCTTGACCGTGGACGCTCAGAAGGCCGATGGTTTTGACGCGAATACCGTCCGTGCGATCACACAAAACGCCGGTGACCTAGGCATGACAGATAGCGGCTTCAAGGATCTGTAGTGGAGTTGACTTCGGCACCTCAGCCGGTCGGATCGAAGGTCGTCCCCCCCGACCCGTCTATCACCTCGGCCATCGGTCGCCATCACACCCTGGCGACGGCCGTGGCCGATCTCGTGGACAACAGCATCGACTTCGGTGCGACACACGTCCTGGTCAGATTTCTGATGCAGGGACCACGACCAGTAGGTCTACAGGTGATCGACAACGCGGCCGGTATGGATTCAACGGCGATCGACGACGCGATGACCTACGCCAAGAAGCGCGAATACAAGGGCCGCGATCTCGGCCACTTCGGGATCGGACTCAAGGCCGCCTCACTCAGTCAAGCAAAGACTTTGATCGTGTGGTCGAAGCGTTACGGATCACCGGCGGTGGGCCGACGTTTACGCAAGGACACGATCGACACGGGACCCGTGGTCGAGGAGTTCTCCACAGCCGACGCCGCCGAACGGCTTGCCAATCCTGGTGTCAACTTCGCTATGGACACCGGGACCATCGTCGAATGGCATGAAATACAAACGTTTCTCACCTCGTCAAGCGAAGAAGAACAGCGGGCATGGATGAACCGCACCATGCAGGAGCTGATCAACCATCTCGGTTTAGTGCTGCATCGAATCCTCGAGCGCGGCGACCTGACCGTGCTAGTCGACACCTTTGACGTGGGGCTGGGCATTCCCGGACCTCCACGTGCGGTTAAAGCCATTGATCCCTTCTCTTATCGCGTTGCTGCCCACTCGGGTTATCCGAAGGAGCTGCGCGTGGATCTTGGCGATGCGATTGGAACCGCAC encodes:
- a CDS encoding ATP-binding protein → MELTSAPQPVGSKVVPPDPSITSAIGRHHTLATAVADLVDNSIDFGATHVLVRFLMQGPRPVGLQVIDNAAGMDSTAIDDAMTYAKKREYKGRDLGHFGIGLKAASLSQAKTLIVWSKRYGSPAVGRRLRKDTIDTGPVVEEFSTADAAERLANPGVNFAMDTGTIVEWHEIQTFLTSSSEEEQRAWMNRTMQELINHLGLVLHRILERGDLTVLVDTFDVGLGIPGPPRAVKAIDPFSYRVAAHSGYPKELRVDLGDAIGTAQLHIWPYRDKGPGFVQGGRPETESQGLYIYRNDRLLQAGGWNGLATSRVDLAFARVAFDLTPELEPHVTINPEKVGTTFDDELRGALARARAADDTTLASFQEDAKHAAKLAKQRSASPIEAPLPGDGLPALVKEAFATHTEPNDVFPIDIRWSLLPEEQVYDIDIDKHQLILNARYRSAVVGHRSLDIDDAPVIKSLLLLLLEDHFVGTGGGAKKKREEAAWQAILLAAIRAQPAREVRPL